The following is a genomic window from candidate division TA06 bacterium.
GGCCGAAGTACTTGGCATAGCCGGCAGAATCGATCACCGAACGGGCGGCACCATCGGCCTCCTGCCCTTTGATCCCGGCCTTTAGCGCCTTAAGCCCGGCCAGCTGTGACTTGAGCACAGTGTTATAGACCATAAGGTGCCTGGGGCTTGGCTGTCCCACGCAGACTGTCCGGGTCATGTCGGAATGGTAGCCCCGGTATACCGCCCCGAAATCAAAGACTATGAAATCGCCTTTCCGTATCTTCCTCTCCGACGGCTGGGCGTGAGGCAGGGCGCTGTTGGGCCCCGAGCCGACGATGATGTCAAACGAAGGGCCGCTGGCCCCCAGAGTCTTCATGATGGACTCCAGTTTGTAAGATACCTCCAGCTCTGTCATTCCCGGTTTTACGATCTTAACGATCCGGCTAAAAGCCCGGTCGGCTATGGCGGCGGCCCGGGCGATTTTTTTTATTTCGTCCGGGTCTTTGATCTTGCGCAGTTCTTCCGGCAGCCCGGCCAGCGGCAAAAGTTTTTTATTCTTCAGTTCTTTCTGCAGCGATTCATACTGGTGATATTTCAGGTCGTTCTTTTCAAAGCCGATCCTTTTGGCTTTTTTAAAGTCGGAGTTTAAAAACAATTCCTCCCAGATCCCTTTTTTTATTATGACGCTCCTGGCCCCTTTCACTTCCCGCTTTACCTGTTCCTGATAGCGGAAATCGGTGAAAAATACCGCTTGCCTTTTTGAGATCCACAACAGGCCCGAACTTCCGGTATAACCGGTCAGATATCTGATGTTGATCAGGCTGGTGATGATTATGCCGTCGGCCTTTTGGGCGGCCAGGGCCTTTCTGATGCCGTTTATTCTTTGACGGTGAATGTCGAACATAACTACTCCGGGGTTTTGAGTGTCAGGTGTTTTC
Proteins encoded in this region:
- a CDS encoding aminopeptidase P family protein; the protein is MFDIHRQRINGIRKALAAQKADGIIITSLINIRYLTGYTGSSGLLWISKRQAVFFTDFRYQEQVKREVKGARSVIIKKGIWEELFLNSDFKKAKRIGFEKNDLKYHQYESLQKELKNKKLLPLAGLPEELRKIKDPDEIKKIARAAAIADRAFSRIVKIVKPGMTELEVSYKLESIMKTLGASGPSFDIIVGSGPNSALPHAQPSERKIRKGDFIVFDFGAVYRGYHSDMTRTVCVGQPSPRHLMVYNTVLKSQLAGLKALKAGIKGQEADGAARSVIDSAGYAKYFGHGLGHGVGLEVHEAPGVGSKSANLLPANSVVTVEPGVYLPGWGGVRIEDLAAVTAKGCRILSKSPKELIVIK